Within the Rhodothermales bacterium genome, the region TGCCTCACTCGGCGAGCAGGTCCCGTTCCCGTCGCGGCTTGGTCGGCCGTCCGAGTACGCGGCACTCGCCGGACATATCATCGAGAACGTCATGCTGAACGGAGAGGTCATCCGGCTTGATGGCGCAATCCGAATGGCACCGAAGTAGACGCCGCCACCGTTTCATTGTATCTAACCGAAACAACATGTCCTTCCTTGCCCGTCACGGCTACCGGATGGCGGTTGCCCTTATTGCATTCGGGATCCTTGTCATGACGAACGCGAGCGCCCAGGATCAAGCAGCAAGCGGTAAGGTCGCGATCGTCGTACATGGAGGCGCCGGCACGATTCTTCGCGAAAACATGTCGGCTGAAAGAGAGGAAGCGTACCGCACCGCACTTGAGCACGCGCTTCGAACGGGACACGCGATACTGACTGCAGGCGGTTCGAGTGTAGACGCCGTGGTAACGGCGATTCAGACCATGGAAGAGTCGCCGCTGTTTAACGCGGGCGTCGGAGCCGTATTCACGAACAAGGGCACGGTGGAGCTGGATGCCTCCATCATGGACGGCCACGATCTGCGAGCCGGTGCAGTGGCCGCTGTGAGCACGGTCAAGAGTCCTATCGAGCTGGCCCGCGTGATCATGGATCAGTCAGTTCACGTCATGATGGTCGGCGAAGGAGCCGAACAGTATGCACAAACGCATGGTCTTGAACTGGTTGACAACTCGCACTTCCACACAGAGCGCCGGTTGCTTCAGCTGAAGCGCGCCCAGGAGCGCGAGGGCGCAGGCGAGGTCGGAGCGGTCATCGGATCCGAGGATCCTGTCGAGGGGCTTGACGAGAAATTCGGCACGGTAGGCGTCGTTGCTCTCGACATGGATGGAGACCTTGCCGCAGGAACGTCGACCGGGGGCATGACCAACAAGCGATTCGGTCGCGTTGGCGACTCACCGATCATCGGCGCGGGTACCTACGCAGACAACGAGTCGTGTGCCGTATCCGCGACCGGGCATGGCGAGTATTTCATCCGGGGCACACTCGCGCACGACGTCTGCGCCATCATGCGATACACCGGGCTGACACTCGTTGAGAGCGCAAACGCCGTGATCCACGGTCGGCTCACCGAGATGGGCGGCACCGGAGGCGTGATCAGTATGGACCGGGACGGCAACATTGCGATGCCGTTCAACACGGCAGGGATGTACCGCGGTTTCATTGACGTGAACGGTGCCCTCTCGATCTCGATCTACAACGACTAACGTGCGGGTGTGACAGGTGGAGGAATCGACGGTGAGTTCGACAGATGTTGAAGAGGCTGAACTGCTGTCTACGTTCGAGCGTCAGCAGGCGAATCAGTATCGCGTAGCGCGCACGGGAGCAGCGGAGCGCATTTCAAAACTGGGGCTGCTGCGCGAAGCGATTCTGGTGCGGAGGGAATCGATCCGGGAGGCCATCTTCGCGGATTTCCGGAAGCCACCTGAGGAAGTCGATCTGACGGAGATTATTCCGCTTCTCCTGGAAATCCGACACGCCCAGCGGAATGTCGCAAAATGGATGCGACCGCTCAAGGTGCCCACATCACTGCCGCTGGTAGGTACCGCTTCCGAGGTGCACTATGAACCGAAAGGTGTCGTCTTGCTCATCTCGCCATGGAACTATCCGTGGATGTTGACCCTCGGGCCCCTTGTCTCAGCCATCGCGGCCGGCAACTGCGCCATTCTCAAGCCGTCGGAGCACACGCCGCACACGTCGCGACTGGTGGCAGAGATGATCGCAGACACGTTCTCGCAGGCAGAGGTGACTGTCTTCAACGGTGATCGACACGTAGCCGCGGCCCTGCTTGACCTGCCATTCAACCATGTGTTCTTCACCGGCAGCCCGGCCGTGGGCAGCATGGTCATGGAGGCCGCCGCACGCAACCTCAGTTCGGTTACGCTCGAACTGGGTGGCAAGTCGCCCGCAATCGTCGACGATTCGGCTGACCTCGAGTCGGCCGCTCTGGCCATCATGTGGGCGAAGTACGCCAACGCCGGGCAGACATGCGTCGCACCCGACTTCGCGCTGGTATCGGAGGCGATTCACGACGACTTTGTCGCTGCCCTTCTGGATGCGGAAAAACGGCTGCACGACGGAGATCAGCTACAGACAGAAGGCTATGCGAGGATCGTGACAAAGCGACATTCCGAACGGATATCCGACCTCATTGTCGATGCCGTTGAAGATGGCGCCGACTGCGTG harbors:
- a CDS encoding aldehyde dehydrogenase family protein, which codes for MSSTDVEEAELLSTFERQQANQYRVARTGAAERISKLGLLREAILVRRESIREAIFADFRKPPEEVDLTEIIPLLLEIRHAQRNVAKWMRPLKVPTSLPLVGTASEVHYEPKGVVLLISPWNYPWMLTLGPLVSAIAAGNCAILKPSEHTPHTSRLVAEMIADTFSQAEVTVFNGDRHVAAALLDLPFNHVFFTGSPAVGSMVMEAAARNLSSVTLELGGKSPAIVDDSADLESAALAIMWAKYANAGQTCVAPDFALVSEAIHDDFVAALLDAEKRLHDGDQLQTEGYARIVTKRHSERISDLIVDAVEDGADCVVGGSGNSAERYIPPTVLTDVKWDSRIMTEEIFGPVLPVLKYTSRDAVVERLRAMPIPLSLYVFAADPAVAEFWIENTRSGGIVINDVAIHFGNPELPFGGMQNSGIGRSHG
- a CDS encoding isoaspartyl peptidase/L-asparaginase, encoding MAVALIAFGILVMTNASAQDQAASGKVAIVVHGGAGTILRENMSAEREEAYRTALEHALRTGHAILTAGGSSVDAVVTAIQTMEESPLFNAGVGAVFTNKGTVELDASIMDGHDLRAGAVAAVSTVKSPIELARVIMDQSVHVMMVGEGAEQYAQTHGLELVDNSHFHTERRLLQLKRAQEREGAGEVGAVIGSEDPVEGLDEKFGTVGVVALDMDGDLAAGTSTGGMTNKRFGRVGDSPIIGAGTYADNESCAVSATGHGEYFIRGTLAHDVCAIMRYTGLTLVESANAVIHGRLTEMGGTGGVISMDRDGNIAMPFNTAGMYRGFIDVNGALSISIYND